The Miscanthus floridulus cultivar M001 chromosome 6, ASM1932011v1, whole genome shotgun sequence genomic interval GGCTGTAAACATCCTTGTCGAATGATGCAAGCAGGAGCCAGAATTTCCAGCTCTGTACCTACCCAAGCATTAATTTCCCAGGCAAACCCCGACGAAGTGTAGACTAGATCAAAGTCAAAGCATTCACCATCAGCACGAGGCAAGAAGGAGCAGCGGGACGCGCACACACGGGACATTGCGGGGCTAGCAGCTAGCTACGAGGTTGCAAGCTACTGACGGAACCGGTGCTTGCTCTGGTGATTGCAAAAAACAAAGGGTTGGTTCAGGAGGACTTACGTGATGCAGTTGCGGTGCTGATGTGTTCGCAGTCCGGGTTGCCCACCTTCCCTCCGTGGCACAAGCAGCCCAGGAAGTCCCTGTGCTGGCTATAGGCGCATCGCCCGTTCGACTCCTCGCACAGGTGACACCCATACGCTGTGAGACGTTCCCATTCCAACTCGAACCCACGCCTGAGCACGTCTCCATACCCGCCGCTTCTGAGGTATTGCTGGTTACTTGGTGCCATCAGAACATCGTGGTTCACTGGCACGGTGACAATCATGTTGCAGTTCATCGCCAATTCTTGCTCCGGATACCAGTCATGCTCATGCTCATCAGTCATGACCACGAAGGAGTCTCCTGGGCCAGCATCTGGCGGACTCTTGAAATCCGCGCATTTGATTTTGTATGCGTCCAAGTCAAGCGTCATGGAATCGCCTAGGTGGCAGCCGAAGAAGAAGGTGAGGTTGTGGAAGGCGCTGCTGTTGTACAGCCATGTCTCGTTGAAGCTGACGTTGTGGCTGACTGCAGGGCAGCTGCCGCCGACGAACACGTCGCTGTCCGCCAGAATGATGGTGTGATTGTCGTAGAAGATCTTCTGGATGAAGTAGTTCTCGCCGCCGAGACTGATGACCGGGACCGGGATCCCGGTCGGCCTTTCGGCTTGGCAGAAAATCTTCAGGTCGGTGTAGCCGCAGGAGTAGCTGTATCCGTAATCGGCGGTCTCTATGGTCACGTCGGCGAGGTAGAAGGGATAGCTGATATTGACGCCGCCGCAGTTGATCGACTCCGAGCAAATCGAACCGTCATAGGTGGTCGGGAGCGACGGAGAGATGGCATGGGAAGcagggacatggacatggacggcGAGGAAGACGAAGAGGAGGACGGGGAGACGTGGTACTGGTAGGTGAGCAGCCATGGTGGCGAGAAGACGAGGTGGGTTCGCGCTCATCTGGCTGTTTTGTTAGCTCCAACTGGGCACGCAGTTGCTTGTGACTTGCGGCCGCCGCCGTTTATAGGTGCCATGGACTTGACCGGGTTTCGGCGAAGGTTGATTGCTGGTGGGCCCGGAGGTGGGGCAGGAGATAACACGGATTGAGACTTGCCGTGGACTTGGCGGTCTTCCCGGTCCGTGCCAAGCCGTTTGATCACTGATCGTGGGCTGCCTGCTACGTCCTCCCTAGGCTTGTTGGTCCAGTCAGGCAAGATACGATCTTAAcctaggccacgtttagttcacCCTAAattcccaactttgacactatgtaaaaagaagatttttcgtcacatcaaatttgtggtacatgaatggagtactaaatgttgacgaaatcaaaaactaattgcacagtttgattgtactctgcgagacgaacgttttgagcctaattagtcaacgattgtacaattattatcaaatacaaatgaaatgctACAGTGTAGCTACAATTTGCTACGGTGTTTTTGGCGGCGCCAAATTCAGGCAACTAAACATGCCCCTACTACTGCTCGGTACGGAGTATGATTTTAGTTGACTTCCATTTGGACCGTATGCCAATCAAAGGGATATAGCAGTATATAATGAAAGTCTTCGCTCACGATGTTTTTTCTATTCCTTTTCAAGAATCACATTTTGTTAATTGATGAACCGGCGCTGCAAATTGGGTTTCCTAGGAGCTTTCGGAGAGAAACAATTATCTGTCCGAAAGTGTGTgagtagttttttttttggatAAATTCCGTGGAGGAAAAACATGAATCAGGAGCAATTCATTTTCCAGCTTACAACTTTTTTTATTGATTTCGAAAAACCACTTCACACCTCCTGTTCAAAAAAAACCTAATCAGCTAGTGTGTCGGGTCAGATTCAAGCCATGATTTTCGACACATGGCTCAACCCAAAGTAGAAAAACTCTAAGAAGTAGCCCGACCCAACCCGTCGGTGCATTGGGTCGAATTTTGGACCAACCATTTCGATCTAATCATTTTTCTCGGCCTAACCCGATTTGGTGTTGGTCAGATCAATTCAGCtgttgttggtgcagaaagtggccaactagtgaatatttgtagttttgttgtacgttgtgatcggaggtggcctagcactcaatgacacatgatttatactggttcgggcaacgtgccctacgtccagtcggggtcggtcggtgactttattcctgagcccagatgctcgaagtttgcagtggggttacaaacgagagaaagaaagatggggtgtacaagaggtccggtcggctccgaccggaagggccgagagtgacaggaacttcgctacgagctaggtgttcgagcgtgtgcttgcgGTCGAAACTTGGTGGTTCTACGGTTGTGAGGTGTCGATGtggatctaaggaactctggcttCCTTGAATCGgtccccttgttggagggagcacatccccttttatagatgaaggggacggctctacaggtgagagggagagggtacggatgtctttaagccttgctgcccacgtcgatgaggattggataatggtaggtgcccccaacactgttgatgtcgctgtagaacgtcagatgcgcacgggaggtcgtgctatcttcttcaggaaggatggacgtcgatacctacaaatactatttgatgcctagtggcatgtgaggagtcaccCTATGTTCAtacggtatggcaaatcctggtgcccataccgcgatcgatgtccagagacacgcggggggcttaccgtatgggagttttagcggcccctacaatactgtagggggagaTGTCGGCGTCTACaaaactgtttgtgtcagggtggctgcagagtactgtagACATCAGGAGGAACTACCTGAAATTACAAATTCATATGAGGTGAGAACATAATATAAAATTTACTTTGCAATAATTCtaaatcaccgttgggcagaaatagaattaatgtaggcAACAACTATTAATCCACAtcataatattgctattaatcaacgttggtcagaataataacaacattataatcaCAGTAAAATTATCCATTTTCAAATATTAaactctcccgttggttcgaatttaataatgaaaacgaTAACaatttaaatacgcagcggaaactttaactTTTGTATAATCAATTTTCCAGAAACATTGGAAAATAACTTTACTGTTGTCTGAACAAATTATCGTTTGGACAAATTTGTGCAGAAAAATTATCATCTTTCAATTCAAATGCATGTCAAATATGCAtcaaaatgattctggaaaaTAGAAAAACCATAACTGTAATTTCCAAAAGGCAAAAAACCATTTCGGCCCACAACGCGGAGCCTCGGCCCACGGCCTCCCGCACGCTGCGCGCGCGCTGCTGCCTGCTGGCGGCCCAGCCCAGCTCGGCGGCCCGGCCAGCGCAGCGGCCCCcgcttttttttttgttgtttgcGGCCCAAGACACCCGAATTCGCCCGGCCCAGCCGGCCTTTCCCGCCAGCGCCACATGCCGACCGGTCCCAGGCCctaacgtgggcctgggccggctaATCGGCCTGCCGCCTCTGCCCGCCTGGCCAAAAGTTGGCCCGAGCGATCTCGGCCCCGCCCAAAACCATCCGACGTGCACGAGCGCCGATTTCGGCCGGATCAAAAACAGCGAGCCGGCGCCCCGGAACCCTAACTCCTCATTTCCATCCTCTCCTTCTTCTCAGCGCAGCAGCCGAGCAGCAGGAGCGAGGCGAGCACCCATGGCAGCCGCCTGCGGGTCGCCGCCGCCGGCTCACCGGCGGCCCGGCCGGGCAGGTGCCGGCGGCTCCCTGTGCTCTCCTTCCTTTCTCAAGCGCCGCGCgctctctcttcttctctctctgcgcggcagcagcagcagcagcggccatggcggcccgAGAGATGAAGACCGGCGCCACCGCGTGGCTCATCGCCGGCGCGCGCGT includes:
- the LOC136460878 gene encoding LEAF RUST 10 DISEASE-RESISTANCEUS RECEPTOR-LIKE PROTEIN KINASE-like 1.2, whose protein sequence is MAAHLPVPRLPVLLFVFLAVHVHVPASHAISPSLPTTYDGSICSESINCGGVNISYPFYLADVTIETADYGYSYSCGYTDLKIFCQAERPTGIPVPVISLGGENYFIQKIFYDNHTIILADSDVFVGGSCPAVSHNVSFNETWLYNSSAFHNLTFFFGCHLGDSMTLDLDAYKIKCADFKSPPDAGPGDSFVVMTDEHEHDWYPEQELAMNCNMIVTVPVNHDVLMAPSNQQYLRSGGYGDVLRRGFELEWERLTAYGCHLCEESNGRCAYSQHRDFLGCLCHGGKVGNPDCEHISTATASRKSS